In bacterium, the genomic stretch AAACTTCCCATGGGAGGATTGCTTTCGGCGTAAAGCGCCGCGTTCTGGTGTGAATTTTCACCGTAGCGGAGGTTGTACAATTTTTTCAGCGTTATTGTTTTCTCCGCAGGGAAGTTATCTTTAACTCCGCCAAGCGAAAATAAATATTGGCTGATAATCGTATCATACCTGCTTGTATGGCTGAAAACTTCCTTCGCGAGTTCAAATTTTGTTTCCGGTGAAACAGAACCGCCGTTCTTTTTCATTTCTTCAATAACTGTATCATATCGTTCAGGATTAATAACCACAGCCACATCTTCATAATTTTTCGCGGCCGAACGGAGCATCGCCGGCCCGCCTATATCTATGTTCTCTATTGCCTCAGCCAGAGCGGCGCCGGGTTTAGATATGGTTTTTTCAAACGGGTATAAATTCACTACAACCATATCAATAAGTTTTATATCATATTTTTTTACGGTCTCCATGTGTTCTTTATTGCCGCGGCGGGCAAGCAGGCCGCCGTGAACTTTCGGGTGGAGCGTTTTCACGCGGCCGTCCAGCATTTCGGGAAATCCTGTCAATTCAGAAATATTTTTTACGGGAACCCCCGCCTTTTTTAAAAGGGTTTCTGTCCCCCCTGTTGAGATTATTTCAACTCCCATTTTATGGAGTTCCATGGCAAACTTTTCCACTCCCGTTTTGTCCGAAAGACTAATCAATGCTCTTTGAATTCTGGCCATTATTGTTCCCCTTATATTTTTATTCTGAACTGCTGTTTATTTCCACAAACGCTTTTTTCGCGCCCTCCCGGACATTTAAATCTTCATCTTCAAGCATATCGGCCAGGGCATCAATAGCGCGCGGGTCTTTAATTTCTCCTAATTTTTTCACTGCACTATAACGAATGGCGCTGTCAGGGTCCTTTAATAACGCGAACAGCCGCCCGATAAGCGGTTTATTTATGTCAACTGAAACCTTACAATTAAACAAAGTATCCGGCCCGGCTATCGCGCTGTTATGGGCCAATCCGTAATAATGATTCGCATCCCTGCCAATCGCATAAATATAATAAGCACTGCCCTCCGGATTGGTGGAAGCCGCCATCAAACTGCCGGCCCTCCCGTCAAACTTGACGCTGTACGGAAAATCATTTCCCAGAGCAATCAGCAACTCAGTTATTGTAGAAACATTTTTCGGGTAATATCCATTTTTGACCGCGTACATTTCAAACGATGTCTTCATTGCCTCAAGAGTAGCAACAGCCAGGGCATCCTGGGCCTTTCCTCTCGCGTTTACATAAACAGGCACAGATACCGCCGTCAAAATACCTAAAATAGCGATAACAACAACCAGTTGGATTAAAGTATAACCTTTTGAATCTTTTCTAATTATTCTCATAAAATTACCCCCTAACTAAATCCCTGAATTTATAAATCAATTCCACGGTCATTTCACCGGGTTTTCCTGAATTTATTATTTTACCATTAACTTTACCAACTGGCAAGATTTCAATTGAGATATTTGTTAAAAACATTTCATCCGCGCTATAAATAAAATCCGGCTTAAAAAGTTTTTCTCTTATTTCAATATTCATTTTCCCTGCTAATTCCAAAACTATTCCGCGTGTTATACCCGGCAAGATCCCTACGCTGACCGGCGGGGTAATTAAAACACCGTTTTTTACTAAAAAAATATTGCTGACAGTCCCTTCCGTCACATGTCCTTTTTCATTCACAAGAACCGTTTCGAAACTCCCTGATTCAGGGGCTTCATTCCTGGCCAGGACATTTAAAAGGTAATTATTTGATTTTATACCGCCGAGTATTGAGCTTGAATAAACCCGGAAACGTTTTAAAATATTGACTTTTACGCCTTTTGTATAAAATTTCTCGGGATATGGATAAAACGCCCTCGCCCCTATTACAATTACAGGATTACTGCACCCTTCTATACTTAACCCAAAAGGCCCGGTTCCGCGGGTAATTGACATCCTTAAAACCGCGTCTTTATCTTCCAGCTTATTTTCTTTTAATGTTTTATAAAGCCCGGCCTCAATTTCTTTCATGGATTTGGGAATCCTTAACAGTATCTTCCCGCATGAATTCTTAAACCGGTCCAGATGTTTTTCCAGTGTAAATATTCTCCCTTTATAAACACGCATGGTCTCAAAAACGCCGTCACCATATAAAAATCCCCGGTCCAGGACCGAAATCTTTGCGTCTTTTTCTTTATAAAATTTGCCGTTGATATTTATAAACATAATGCTCCCCGCTCTATGCTCAGTGCTTCCATCATCGCCTCTGCCTTATGCAGTGTTTCTTCATATTCCCGCTGGGGGGCCGAGTCCGCGACAATTCCGGCACCCACCTGAAAATATAAATTTTTATCCTTAATAACAATTGTCCTGATTAAAATATTCAAATCCATATCACCATTAAAACAAATATATCCCGCTGAACCCGTGTATGGGCCTCGTCTGTGTTTCTCCAGCTCATCAATAATCTCCATACAGCGGACCTTGGGAACGCCTGTAATCGTCCCGCCGGGAAAACACGCCCTGATACAATCAAAAGCGTCCCGCCCGTCTTTCAGCCTGCCGCGGACGTTTGAAAC encodes the following:
- a CDS encoding HEAT repeat domain-containing protein; protein product: MRIIRKDSKGYTLIQLVVVIAILGILTAVSVPVYVNARGKAQDALAVATLEAMKTSFEMYAVKNGYYPKNVSTITELLIALGNDFPYSVKFDGRAGSLMAASTNPEGSAYYIYAIGRDANHYYGLAHNSAIAGPDTLFNCKVSVDINKPLIGRLFALLKDPDSAIRYSAVKKLGEIKDPRAIDALADMLEDEDLNVREGAKKAFVEINSSSE
- a CDS encoding aminotransferase class IV, with product MFININGKFYKEKDAKISVLDRGFLYGDGVFETMRVYKGRIFTLEKHLDRFKNSCGKILLRIPKSMKEIEAGLYKTLKENKLEDKDAVLRMSITRGTGPFGLSIEGCSNPVIVIGARAFYPYPEKFYTKGVKVNILKRFRVYSSSILGGIKSNNYLLNVLARNEAPESGSFETVLVNEKGHVTEGTVSNIFLVKNGVLITPPVSVGILPGITRGIVLELAGKMNIEIREKLFKPDFIYSADEMFLTNISIEILPVGKVNGKIINSGKPGEMTVELIYKFRDLVRG